The DNA region TGAAGCAAGTTCTTGAAAGCTCTGATCTTACTTCAATGTCTGATGCCTGTCGGGGTGACGCTGGATGACTTTTGCCAAAGCATCATATtctgaaaagataaaaaagaatatgTATGGAATTGagggttattttggaaatgcacCTATCAACACAAAATACATAATATCATAAATCTCCTGAACTCACATTCCTAGTacataaagaaatgaagacaatgaGAGATGGAGAGCTTATCCAAGGGTTTCATGCTGGGATTTGGAGgtcccacttctgttttcttattggataggattgtagtttaaagctaGACAGAATaaaaaagtctgcgagactctatctccaagtaaccagccaaaagttgggctggaggggtggctcaagtggtagagcactagctatgaccAAGACAACTGAATGTGcatgtgaggtcctgaattcaagccttaataCCCCCACACATATAACCCCAGGTCACATATTTTACCTGAAGGCTAAAGCcaactttattgtttttgtttgtttttggccagtcctggggcttggactcacggcctgagcactgtccctggcttctttttgttcaaggctagcactctgccacttgagtcacagcgccacttctggccattttctgtatatgtggtgctgaggaatcgaacccaggtcttcatgtatataaggcaagcactctaccactaagccatattcccagccataaagccaactttaaaaagagaaataaaattgctATCTTAATTACTAGTCTACTAAAGTGTAAAGTTCATTGTCCTAGAACTCAGCATATTCAATAGTTGAtcttttattttaagtaatttttgcCCTACAAAAAAACATGCTCATTATAAAACAAACAGAACTGAACAATTTAAGCCATAAAAACCTATAACCTATAActaaataatattttctctttctagcttttcatataattatcatagttGTGATTATGCACTTTTACTTTTTCAAATTACATTATAGGAAGGGCAATAACCCTTCATTAAAAATCActttgagaggggctgggaatatggcttagtggcaagagtgcttgcttttatacatgaggccctgggttcaattccccagcaccacatatacagaaaatggccagaagtggcgctgtggctcaagtggcagagtgctagccttgagcaaaaagaagccagggacagtactcaggccctgagttcaagctcccagactggcacaaaaaatcacgtggtagagcacctgactaaCCAATCCCAAAGCTCCAATTTCAACCCCCTAGTATTGCCCCAAAAAAATCATTCTTGAAGTTTTTATGAACTAAACAATGGCATGGCCTAATTGTAAACCAAAAGAGACTTAACAAAACTAAACTTTAACCTCTTTCTTATTAACtaatgtataaatattttatatttaataaaaaaatttcctgggtttgtttttgaaaaaaaaagtagctccattaaacaaacaaaacccaagcctagtatatttatataaatcacCTTTTCTGATTAGCTATAATATTTTTAGGCAAAAGAACttgaagagctgggtgctggtggtttacacctgtaatcctagctcctcaggaggctgagaaatgaggatcctggttcaaagccagccctgataggaaaatctgtaagaatcTTATAATAATTTAGttcaacaccagaaaactggaagtggacctgtggctcaaagtggtagagtgctagcactgagcaaaagagctcagagacagtacccaggctccgagttcaagttccacgactgacaaaaaaaaatcaacaataaataaataaaagaattggaACAGAATAAAGTTTAATACTAAGGAATAATTAGATCATCAGTATAATTCAAAAAaagagcacagggctgggaatatggcctaatggtagagtgcttgccttatatacatgaagcccagggttctattcctcagtaccacatatatagaaaaagccgaaagtggtgctgtggctcaagtggtgctgtggctaaggaAATGTAATGCccaagtcacgagaagaccaccaagaagaccaccgagagccagatgttccaaaatgcaaaagcaaggctttattcaggcgggctgcggCTCGGGCCTCGTCCCTTACACCGACGCAgcagagatagggaggaagccctgagctggatttttacaaggcttataaaggcaaaaactacgaaatttacagcaatgctagccttgagcaaaaagaagccagccaggacagtgctcaggccctgagttcaagccctaggactggcaaaaaaaaaaaaaacacagccttccttctttattttaaaaaatatagcttTAGAATTAAACATGGCTCCTAATTCTTACAAACTAAATGGACATTGGGTatagattttatttcataataGTAAAAACTGAATGAAAACAGCAGTCAGTAATTAAATCATTTGTACACTAATAACCCCAGTCCATTACCTTGACGATTCTTCCGTATCCTTTTTGCTTGAAGAATCTCCTTTTTGCACTCAGCGATTTTTTTATGTGCTTCAGCAATATTACCTTCTACATAAAAAGGGTTTTTTAAAGATAATCAGGACATACACAAACTCCCTTTTCAATTTAAAACTATGTTCCTAAATTGAAGTTTAATTGCTAACAAAATAGAAACTGGCATTAGAGAAATAGCTGTAACACAGATCACTGTATCATATTTGTGTAACCTTTTATGTAGCTAACATCTACTGGattctattaaaattttaattgttattcttttactaaccaaagaaaaatgttagtatttttcctttagactattaaaataaaattaaagcaagaaACATTGATTATTTTAAGTTTCTTTACCTATTTCCTTGTAAATCTTTTCataattttccatttctctgaGATTCATATCATACACCAGCAAAGTTTTGCCCATTGAAAACTCACATTGCGACAAGGTACTCAGCATACGTTGGTACTGGCCATATCTAATGAAAGAAGATAAATATTTTGCTAAAGTTCAGCAATGATAAAACAGGCAATGATTTGCTAATTAAACTATAACAAGTCTTGAGAGAATCATATTTCAAATAACTACAATAATTAGAATACCTGtctcttatgttttatttaaataggGTATACTTGATGTTATAAAATACTTTAGTTGCAAGTGCAAGATGAGACTATTATTCTTATCAAAATAGGATAATTCAAATAACTATTTTCCtgaatgtttatttaaatcacTTTTATTTGGAAAGTGAATCCACATGAGGAAATAAATTCTGTTAAAAATGCACTACACACACAGGCCCATAATAACCCCAGCTACAGAGGAGGTAGAGTCTGTAGGATCtccatttgaggccagcctaggggaATTTGGAAAATCTCATGTAAACCAGTAGCCTAGGCATGAGTATTATGCCTAGAATTCCAGCTATGCCAGAGGtcataggtaggagaatcatacAATTGGCCCTGGGGAGTcctgatttttaagaaaaaacaaaaaataaaagtaaaaaacaaaaaactaaaagcaaaaaaaaaaaaaaagaaaagctggaggatgactcaagtggaagaatacatgcctagcaagcaaaaggccctgagttcaaatcacagtactgtCATccccaaatatttatattttcctctctctctccctctccctctctccctccccccaccccccctcacacacactcatacacacacacacacacacacacacacacatacacatacatcttatccaggtgtggtggcactcacctgtaatcccagcgctagggaggttgagataggaggattttgagttcaaaactagcctggtctacatagcaagaccctgtccccaagaaaacaatacaaaatcaaaCAATTAagtttgtgccaggcactggtggctcactcctggaatCCTAATATTCAAAAAGCTGCTCtgatgactgcagttcaaagccaggctgggtggAAAGTCCCTGCcattcttctccaattaaccagcaaaaaaggccagaagtggacttgtggctcaagtgttggagagttagccttgagcaaaaaagctgagttcaagccccaggactggaacaaaaaattaaaataacgtTTGCTTTTGATGAACCAAGTTACTTCCATGTGCATTTGAGTCAAAGGAAATAGTGTAGAAACATAATGAACTACAACAAGACACTGATAGATAAATAACAAGGAGTGGTTAGAGGCACAGCTTAGGTGGGAAcaacagccaatgagcaaaagtgtaagataccaagttcaagtcccagtctcagacataaaaaatggaaacaacagaGAAATGAGGTACCCTTCTTCGTGGGATCCAGAGTTGCACCATTTCACAAAACTTTTCACTAGCAGATTAATTCTCCGATCGTCACCTGCACCATCTCCATCAATTAAGAGACGCTTCCGTATGACTTCatctgaaggaaagaaagacagtggGAATTGAAATTGTCAACTGAAAGAGGTGAAGGGGAACACAGATATGAAGGAGGGGTGAACTTGCTCAAAGTACAATGAGCATGTCTGGGACTATCACAAGCTAACTCCTTCCTGTTACTAATATGTACTAACACTCTTTGGTCTTTGATGACATTCAAGGACAAAAAACTAGTATCCCTACTCAACTTGCTCATTCAAAAGAGTATTACTGAcatggccaagaaaaaaaaaagaaaatagggtaAGTGTTATGTATACTttacatacatagacacatttttaaaagaaaattattgtcAATCAGCCAGCATATGTGGCCGAGGTACAGCCTCCATGTATGTGGGGCACTTGAATGGAGTTAGCATGTTTATTAgaactctccctcctcctccagtaGACACAGTCAGTCAAATCAGAAACCTGTGATCATCCTTAACCCCCGCCCCCTACCATGCAGTCACACACATCCGGACATATTCTAGTTGCACCTATCTGTTTTTCTGTATTTCCCCTTGGCTGGAGTTCCATCTTGGTGTGTAGCCCCTTTAACCTTTCCACACGATTACTGCAACAGTACTGGTAATATAATGAATGGTAGTGAGGAACAGGAATTCGGGAGACAGATACACTGGCTGTGAGCCAATGTTTTCTCTACCTCTATGACATTAAACAAACTATTAAATCTTTTGTGGATGACAGTCTCACCTATAATATGGGGACCATAATTAGAACAGTGCCTCGGAAGTGGAGGTAATGGTAATAGTTCAGATAGTGGAACAGCCGCCTTGAGATAAAGAGCTAAAcaacagcatgaggccctgagttcaagcctcagttctcagtactggcacttaaaaaaaaaacaactacttgACATAGGGTATAAGTAGTATATAAATGTTAGTAAGGGGAGAGAGACATTACTTATTCTTACTAGGGCCTCGCTTTTGCTTTCCTGCATCAACTTtcacatattttattaaatattttaaatatttaaatgctttaaatattttaaagcacatGTTTTAAATGGGGAAAGGGATGTAGCCAATAGTTAAGCACTTGCATAGCATGAATGAGACCCCTGGGTTAAATCTCCACTTCAGGAATAGatatagacagacaaacagaggtaatctgaaaaaaaaaaacccataccaATGCTCAAGTGGCTTTTTATTGTCATTTAAAATCTgtgattgtttaaaaaaagtctatggttgttaatcttttttttttcttttttgccagtcctgggccttggactctgggcctgagcactgtccctgccttctttttgtttaaggctagcactctgccacttgagccacagggccacttctggctgttttctgtatatgtggtgcggaggattcgaactcagggcttcatgtgtacagggcaagcactctaccactaggacatattcccagcctatggtTGTTAATCTTTTAACTTGCGATCAATATATCTGTGAGTTCTTTCTTTTTGGAACTTCTACAGTGATTCTCTTCCTGGAACAGTCTGGTTACACCTATTTAGTTTTCAAAAATTggatttaaaacttttttaaaaagaaggtttTCTAATCACCCAAATTGTACTATTCATAGGCTAGTTATTGTTCTTCCTATTCTTTTGACTTGGTAATGTGGAGACCCTATGGGCCCTCAATTTCTCAGAAATAGTCATTTTATAGCTACGGATAT from Perognathus longimembris pacificus isolate PPM17 chromosome 28, ASM2315922v1, whole genome shotgun sequence includes:
- the LOC125343917 gene encoding THO complex subunit 7 homolog, producing MGTSTDDEVIRKRLLIDGDGAGDDRRINLLVKSFVKWCNSGSHEEGYGQYQRMLSTLSQCEFSMGKTLLVYDMNLREMENYEKIYKEIEGNIAEAHKKIAECKKEILQAKRIRKNRQEYDALAKVIQRHPDRHQTLKELEALGKELEHLSHIKESVEDKLELRRKQFHVLLSTIHELQQTLESDEKLSEGEEGEETFMDIEPKS